Below is a genomic region from Dechloromonas denitrificans.
GTGTATCAGGCTTTGCAGACTGGCGTGGTCGACGGTACGGAAAACCCGATTTCCAACCTCTACACCCAGAAAATGCATGAAGTCCAGAAGCATCTGACGCTGACCGAGCATGGTTACCTGGGTTACGCCGTCATCGTGAACAAGAAGTTCTGGGACGGTTTGCCGGCCGATGTGCGCGGGCAGTTGGAAGATGCCATGGAGCAGGCTACGCGTTATGCCAACCAGATCGCCAAGGTTGAGAACGACAGCTCTCTCGAAGCAGTCAAGAAGAGCGGCAAGACGACGGTCTACGTGCCGACCAAGGAAGAGCGCCTGGCTTTCAAGAAAGCCCTGGTGCCGGTCCATCAGAAGATGGAAGGCCGCGTGGGCAAGGATGTCATTCAAGCGGTCTACAAGGACACCGGCTTCAAGCCGGACAGTCTCTAAGCGCCAGTGCAACAAAATCGGGGGCGCAGGCCCCCGAGTCACGAATGGGGGAATAACCTATGTTGAACAGGGCACTCAATCATCTTGAAGAGTTGCTGGTCACGCTGCTGATGGGTGCGGCGACCGTCATCATCTTCATCTCGGTGGCGCACCGTTATATGGCGGGCGTCGAGATTCCTGTCTTGCAGGATTGGCTGCTGACGCTCAATTTCAGCTGGGCGCAGGAACTGTGCATCATCATGTTCGTCTGGATGGCGAAATTCGGCGCCGCTTATGGCGTGCGGACCGGTATCCACGTTGGCGTCGATGTGCTGATCAATCGACTCGATGACAAGATACGCGGGAAATTCATCGTTTTCGGCCTGCTGGCCGGCGCGACCTTCACCGGCATCGTGGCCACCCTCGGCGCGAATTTTGTCTGGGAAAACGGTGCGCACTACGCTATTTTCCAGTTCTTCGGGATTGATACCGGCGACAACTACGAAGGGCCGACGACGCCTGACCTTGAGTGGCCGACCTGGATCGTTTACAGCGCCATTCCGCTGGGCTCGTCGCTGATGAGTTTCCGCTTCCTGCAGGTGACCTGGAGCTTCCTGAGAACCGGGGAGCTGCCGCATCACGATCATGGCCATGTCGATGGTCTGGAGGATGAAAAACCACCGGTTAACGTCAATCTTTACGGCATGGACGACAATCTGCACATGCACGATCTCAAGCATCCGATGGTTGGTGAGCACCAGAATGACAAAAAAGGGAGCGACCAATCATGAACGCCCTTGTGATTTTTACCCTGCTGGCAGTGCTCATGCTGACCGGCATGCCGATCTCGATTTCGCTGGGTCTGACGGTGCTCAGCTTCCTGTTCACGATGACCCAGGTGCCGCTTGAGTCGGTTGCACTCAAGTTGTTCACGGGCATCGAGAAGTTTGAGATCATGGCCATTCCCTTCTTCATCCTGGCCGGGAATTTCCTGACCCATGGCGGGGTGGCCAAGCGGATGATCAATTTCGCCACGTCGATGGTCGGTCACTGGTATGGCGGTCTCGGTCTGGCTGGCGTGCTGGCCTGTGCGCTGTTCGCTGCGGTGTCGGGTTCCAGCCCGGCGACGGTGGTGGCGATTGGTTCGATCCTGTTGCCGGCAATGGTCAAGGCGGGTTTTCCGAACAAGTTCGGGGCGGGCGTCATTGCCACCTCGGGGGCGCTCGGCATCCTGATTCCGCCATCCATTGTCATGGTGATGTACTCGGTGGCAACCAATACCTCGGTCGGCGCCCTGTTCATGGCCGGGGTGATTCCCGGTCTGGCCCTGGCGGGCGTGCTTGGTGGTGTGACCTGGTATCGCGCCAAGAAGTACGACTATCCGCGTCAACCGAAGGCGACCTGGGGGGAGCGCTGGAAGGCCTTCCGGGCTTCCGTCTGGGGGCTGTTGCTGATCGTCGTCGTGATGGGTGGGATTTACTCCGGCATCTTCACGCCGACCGAAGCGGCAGCAATGTCCGCGGTCTACGCCTTTATTTGCGCCGTTTTCATCTACAAGGATCTGGGGCTGAAGGATGTGCCGAAGGTACTGCTCAATTCGGCCAACATGTCGGCGATGCTGCTTTACATCATCACCAATGCCGTCTTGTTCTCCTTCATCATGACCAATGAAAACATCCCGCAGGCCCTGGCCGACTGGATGCTGGGCAATGGCCTGGGCGTCATCACCTTCCTGCTCGCAGTGAATGTGATCCTGCTGCTGGCCGGTAATTTCATGGAACCGTCGTCGATCGTGCTGATCTTCGCGCCCATCCTTTTCCCGGTTGCGGTGGCGCTTGGCATTCATCCGGTGCATTTCGGCATCCTGATGGTGGTCAACATGGAGGTCGGCATGTGTCATCCGCCGGTTGGTCTCAATCTCTACGTGGCTTCCGGGATTACCAAGATGGGGATTACCGAGCTGACCATCGCGGTCTGGCCGTGGCTGTTGTCGATGCTTGGTTTCCTGGTTGTGGTCACCTACTGGCCTGACTTGTCCTTGTGGTTGCCGCGTACCATGGGCATGCTCTAGTCATCGATTGACTCGTTTAGCCCCGGCTGCGGCCGGGGCTTTTTTGTGTCGGCTCTCTTGCGGTCGACAGACGGAATGGGTCTGATTTCCTGCCGTGTCACAAAAATGTAATCCTTGCATGGTCAAATTGCCGCCCTTTGCCGGTGCGGTGTCGTCATGAATGGTCGTTTTGTGTGTGTTCTTATCGCAGGCATCTGCTGGGCTTTATTGGGCAGTTCGTTGTCACATGCCGCAGACGCCCCTCCGATTGCGCGCGATATTGCCAGCGCTGGCTCGCTCCGCATGCAGGCGCAGCGGATTGCCAAGCTGTATTTGCAGCTTGGATTGAAGGTTGGCGAAGTTGCGGCCCAGCGCCAGATTGGCTCGGCCATCGTTCTGGTTGATGCCGAGCTTCGGCGGCTTGACGGATATGCCAGAAAACCCGGTGTTCAGCGAACTTTCGGGCGTTGCGATGCGGCTTGGCAAGAGCTGCGCCAGGTTGTTGTCCGGCAAGTGTCGAGAAGCAATGCCGAGCGCGCTACTCAATTGGCTGAAGAGTTGTCGATTCATGCCGGAAAGCTGGCGATGCAAATCGAGGCCGAGGCGGAAACACCGGTTGGCCGCTTGCTCGATCTTTCTTCCCGGCAAAACATGCTGGCCCAGCGTTTGGCTCGACTCTACATGCAGGTTCAGGCGGGTGATCAGTCGCAAGGCTTGCTGGTCGACCTCGAGCAGACGCGCAAGGAGTTTGCGGCAGGATTGAGCGCCATCGAATCGGCTGCCGAAAGTTCGTCAGCCAGCCGCGATGCGCTGGTTCTGGCCAAAAACCAGTGGGTTTTTCTCGATGCAGCGGTCAGTCAGTTGCGCGTCCGCTCAGCAGATGGTCGGGCCGCCAGGGATGTGGCGAGCAGCAGCGAGCGAATCCAGGAGATGCTGGCGGCCGTGACGGCCCAGTACCTGCAGGACTATCCGGTGGTACGGCCTGCCCGCTGATTGGCGCGGAGGGCAGAGGGTTGCTGTGGCACAATCCGGCGTCCCGAACCGAATCGACTGATCATGAAATTTGCCTTCTCGCTGATTGCCTTCGTCCTTGTTGCGCTGATTGTTCCATTTTTCCTGCCGGCCGCCGGCAAGGTGGAAGGAGTCGACCCGAACAGCAATCTGCCCTGGCAAATCGAGACGGATGGTCAGGGCGGGAGTCGTGTTTTCGGCCTGCAGCCAGGGAGTAGCACGCTGGCCGATGTTCGTCGTCAGCTGGGTAGCGAAATCGAGGTGGCAATTGTTGCCGAGCCAAACGAAATCGGGATGCTCGAAGGTTACTACGCCCAGGTTTCGCTGGGTTTTGTCATGGCCAAGGTGATTGTCACGGTCGACCTGCCGGCCGATGCGGTTTCTGCCATGCGCGAACGCGCCTTGAAGGCCAAGCACATGGAAAGTACGACACGCAAGATCACGCTT
It encodes:
- a CDS encoding TRAP transporter small permease; its protein translation is MLNRALNHLEELLVTLLMGAATVIIFISVAHRYMAGVEIPVLQDWLLTLNFSWAQELCIIMFVWMAKFGAAYGVRTGIHVGVDVLINRLDDKIRGKFIVFGLLAGATFTGIVATLGANFVWENGAHYAIFQFFGIDTGDNYEGPTTPDLEWPTWIVYSAIPLGSSLMSFRFLQVTWSFLRTGELPHHDHGHVDGLEDEKPPVNVNLYGMDDNLHMHDLKHPMVGEHQNDKKGSDQS
- a CDS encoding TRAP transporter large permease, producing the protein MNALVIFTLLAVLMLTGMPISISLGLTVLSFLFTMTQVPLESVALKLFTGIEKFEIMAIPFFILAGNFLTHGGVAKRMINFATSMVGHWYGGLGLAGVLACALFAAVSGSSPATVVAIGSILLPAMVKAGFPNKFGAGVIATSGALGILIPPSIVMVMYSVATNTSVGALFMAGVIPGLALAGVLGGVTWYRAKKYDYPRQPKATWGERWKAFRASVWGLLLIVVVMGGIYSGIFTPTEAAAMSAVYAFICAVFIYKDLGLKDVPKVLLNSANMSAMLLYIITNAVLFSFIMTNENIPQALADWMLGNGLGVITFLLAVNVILLLAGNFMEPSSIVLIFAPILFPVAVALGIHPVHFGILMVVNMEVGMCHPPVGLNLYVASGITKMGITELTIAVWPWLLSMLGFLVVVTYWPDLSLWLPRTMGML
- a CDS encoding type IV pili methyl-accepting chemotaxis transducer N-terminal domain-containing protein, yielding MSHAADAPPIARDIASAGSLRMQAQRIAKLYLQLGLKVGEVAAQRQIGSAIVLVDAELRRLDGYARKPGVQRTFGRCDAAWQELRQVVVRQVSRSNAERATQLAEELSIHAGKLAMQIEAEAETPVGRLLDLSSRQNMLAQRLARLYMQVQAGDQSQGLLVDLEQTRKEFAAGLSAIESAAESSSASRDALVLAKNQWVFLDAAVSQLRVRSADGRAARDVASSSERIQEMLAAVTAQYLQDYPVVRPAR